A region of the Vibrio chagasii genome:
CTATTCACAGGAAAAGAGGACAATATCTTGATGAAAAAAAAGTGTAAAAAGGCGTGAAAATCATGGGAATTTTAGTATCAGCATTCAGAAGCAAAAAAGAGCTTATTAATTCCAACTCAGCGCTTCAAGGTAGGGCATCATGATATTAGTCATTCGGTAATACTTGGCATATTCCCAGAGCTTATCGTGATTGAGCTTATTAGCTCGTTTTGCTTCCACAAATGCTTCAATCGCAACGTCAATCCCGATTTTATTACGGAACTTAAAACAATCAACAATAGTCCGTTCAATATCAGTCACCAAAATAGGAACACCATCAACTTGTCTTGAGACAACTCCAAAATTGGCCATGTCTCTGGTGCGAACAATTCGTATGTTTGGGTAGTCAATACTAGGCGCTCTATCGTTTTTACTAATGCAGATCCACACCTGAAATGGCGCTTGGGTGGTGAGGTCGTGGTATCTAAGAGCCGACAAAAGGCAAATAACGCTATTTTTCGCTCTAGCACTAACCTCCGCATAAGATTGCATTTCTGACTCTTCTCGCCCTACATATCCATAAAGCCCTCTCTGAAGTTTTTCTAAATGGCCTTTTTCCACGGCGCGAGAAAGCGCTGCACGAGTGATGTTGAATTTCGCGGCATCTGAGGTAGTAAACATTGATAACTTTTTAAGTTTATCTAGTTGTGAGGGGTTCATTTTAAATGATACGCTTTGTATAACATTACAAACATTGTACAACAAAACGTATCACCATTCCTGCTATAGCGCAGAACATATCAGAGGTGTTACAGGCATCGTTTCAAAGCAATCAGGCTAAATATGACCAGCACAGGTTATATGGCTAGGAGGAACACCATCGCTTACCCATCTCTGATCATACTATGCCAAATCGTTTACTGGAGTATGCGTACTGCTGAATTCTACTGCATAGTGACAAGCCAACATATCCAATCGGAGCACTGCGCCGATTGTTAACATTCAAGATTTTAATACACAAACAGAGTGCAATTCCCGAAATATATAACAAAGCTAATCTACTCACTGTAGACCCCCCGCAGCCGCTATTGATTGCCGCGCCAACACCAAATAGAAAGCCACCAAACAGTAAGAACAAACTCGGCCAAAAAGCCGTAGACAGCTGGCGCCCCTCAATCACTGCACCTAACCCCATTGATACCCAAGCCAACGATCCACTAAACACAATCGCAAAGATGAACATTGGTGCTCCTTTCGTCGCCTCTTTTACTCCTCTCACCATACAAAGACCTGTGGTTTGGGCGCGATACTTCTAGGTAAGAATATGAGCCACACACTGATTAACTGGCATAAACACAAGCAACCCGGCAATTTGGGTAGCAACGTAACGAATGAGCTTTCTAATACCGAATTACAGCGTTTAATGGTTCAAAGGCCTATCAAGAACAGTTTCCAACCCCGCCACTCGTGCACGACCTTAGTATAAAATGATATCGACTTACTGATCATTTTGCGCCAAAGTCTACGAAAGGCACTCCAAACGAATACTTGTCGCTGCTGCACAAGTATAACAGCGACCACGTAGATGGCTTCAACTTGAAAGATCTTGGCTTTGCTGACTCTATTTTCCTTTCAGTCCCAAATAGGCAGATTGCCACTATGATCGTTCGTAGACTTCTACAAGCAGCACGAGAAAGGCGCAGAGTTGATATTGAGTATGTTTCGATGGATAACCCTGAAGTGCGAGGTCGAAACATCATTCCACACACCATCGTATTTGATGGGTTCCGTTGGTATGTACGAGCATATTTTGAATAGAGAACAATGTTCTTAGATTTCGTGTTCATCCGATTTAGAGGAGAGCCAGAGCTGCTCAATGAATCAGATATTTGCATTGAAGCCGTTCAGATTGGACAACAGAAGAAACAAATGAAATCACTCCAAACTCACATCTATCACCACAGCACAGCAACACATAGTAAAAGCCGATTACGGAATGCATGATTCTCCACTCACAATTAGTTGCCGACGAGCACTGATTAAATATTTACTCAAACGCTTAGATGTTTGCGTGGATAACAAGCAGCTCTCTTCGACTTCCAAGAAATATCAACTAGCACTAGTTAACTCCGCAAGCATAAAGCGCTGCCTTCTTTAATAACAGACCGGGGACACAAAAAGAGAGAGCTAACGCTTTATAGTATATAGGTATGCGATTGGAATGAGCTCGCTAGTAGAGAAGTAAATATCTGAAGCTTGCCCTATACTCTGAATACCGATTACAAGCTAGCGTCCTTGCTAACTACAAAACAGACTATGCCGCCTCAACATTAATCTATCTACTAGCTTCATACCACATATATACCTCTTGCTCGCTCCAACGGGGAGAGCGTTTAGAAACCATGATCGGTTTTGGGAACGTGTCATCCTGCCTCATTCTCCAAAAGGTAGTTCGACTAATATCAAAGGTGTAAATAATATCTTCAATCGTGAGTAGTTTGCTCATTCATATTTTACCTCTCATAACCTACTGATACCGACTCCAGGATGGATCTGTACCAAATACTGGCTATGTTTCGCTATTTGAAATAAAAATACAGCACAAAAAACGATCAGTCAATATAAAAACTTTTAATAAACATGTAGTTATCTATAATAAATGTATACACCATGCAGGTGTAATGATCGATAACTTGAGTCGGATTGACTTAAATGGCTGCGAATGCGGGATGCATTAGTAGAACTTAAAAAAATACATCGAGGCAAAGGGAGAAGATAGGAAAGCCTATAGCCGGGAGTAACTTTGAATGTGTTTCATGCCGTATCAGGTCGTAGCCTGCAGGTTCATCGTTACTTGACCATATACTTGACCACAAATGATAAAAACGAAAAAGGGCGTAGCAAGTACTAACCTGCTACGCCCCGTAAATAATGGCACGCCCTGTAGGATTCGAACCTACGACCACATCCTTAGAAGGGACGTGCTCTATCCAGCTGAGCTAAGGGCGCGCTACAGGAATGGATTATACGAATTCGAATCATGAAAGCAACGGCTTTATGTAACATTCTGATCTAAGTGAGTAAAAAAAGGTCAACAAACTTATAAGTGTTGAAAAACAGAGCAAAGCAATCGTTTGCCTTGTGGTAATCAAAAAGATTTTCTGGAATAATGCGCCAAAAACATCAGCCACTAACTTGAATATCAATACTAAGGAAATTCATGACTGCTCAAAATATTGATGGAAAGCTAATTTCTCAAACGGTTCGCTCCGAAGTAGCTGCACGTGTAAAAGCTCGTACTGAAGCTGGATTACGCGCTCCGGGCCTAGCGGTTATTTTAGTGGGTGAAGACCCTGCTTCTCAGGTTTACGTTGGTAGTAAGCGTAAAGCGTGTGAAGAAGTTGGCTTCGTATCTAAATCTTACGATTTGCCAGCTACTGCAACAGAAGATGAACTGTTAAACCTAGTCGACCAACTGAACCTAGATCCAGAGATCGACGGTATTCTGGTTCAACTGCCTCTACCTGCTGGCATCGATAGCACTCACGTTCTTGAGCGCATCACACCAGAAAAAGACGTTGATGGCTTCCACCCATACAATGTCGGCCGTTTGGCTCAGCGTATGCCAAAGCTTCGCTCTTGTACGCCAAAAGGTATCATCACCCTGCTTGACCGTTACAACATCGATTTACGTGGCAAGCACGCTGTTGTTGTTGGCGCTTCAAACATCGTAGGTCGTCCAATGACCCTAGAACTGCTTCTAGCAGGTTGTACAACGACTACATGTCACCGTTTCACTAAAGACCTTGAAGGCCACGTACGTCAAGCAGACGTTGTTGTGGTTGCTGTAGGTAAGCCTAACTTCATTCCTGGTGCTTGGATTAAGAAAGGTGCAGTTGTGGTCGATGTTGGTATCAACCGTTTGGATTCTGGCAAGCTAGTCGGTGACGTTGAATACGATGTCGCGAAAGAGAGCGCAAGCTTTATCACACCAGTACCGGGTGGTGTAGGTCCAATGACAGTAGCAAGCCTGATTGAGAACACAATGATCGCTTGTGAGCAATTTCACTCGAAGTAATCTATCAGCGCAGTATAAATAGAATTAGAAAGCCGCAACGTGATATACGCTGCGGCTTTTTTGCGAAAGACCACTTACTACTTATCTGGAGTCTCGACCGGCTCTGAAGGCGGCAGTAAACTGATGATCTCACATTCTGTCGATATCAGCTTTTCTAAGTCAGCCCCTTGAGTAATTAAACGGAAGTCTCCGTCATTGATGACTCCAAGCAAAATCGCTTTAGGATAAAGCGCGTTAAACTCATTCAGAACAAATGCCTCTGTCAGCCCTGTACTCTTGATTTGGCTACCTTGTGCCATTAATGAGTTGAGCTTGGAGTAAGTGACGCCTTCCTCAAATAGACTTCGGTTGCCATCTCGACTCACTTGATGCCTTTCATGCTTACTCTCTGGTGACTCAAGCTCAAAAACCTTATTGGCACCAAACTCGTCTTGATAATGCATGCTGACTAACGGGTTAGTTTGACGATAAGGCGAAACAATCATCGCTCGCCCTATCCCATCCAATTCCAAATTATTTTCGGCGTGACTGGAAGCTGGGTTGCCAAAGTAAACATTCAAGTTATCCATGCGCGCCAACCGAATGCTCTCCCAGTTGGTATCCGCAAGTACACTATTGATGTTGTGAGTCGCGAGCACCTTGGCAAACTGCCTTGCAAAGTGGGTGGCACCAAAGAAGATAACCCCCTGCGCTTTCTCTTGAGTGACACCTAGCCTTCTCGCCCACCAGCTCGCGGTTAAGCTCTGAATAACAACCGTCCCTATGATGACCAAGAACACCATAGGGACCAACAGGTCTGCGCCCTCGATCAATTGCTTCTCTTGAAGTTTGATCGCAAACAGAGAAGAAACCGCTGCCGCCACGATCCCGCGCGGTGCCATCCAACTTAAAAACCATTTATCTGCTGAGCTAAGATCCGTACCGATCCCGCTGATCCACACACTTAATGGGCGAGCCACCAGCATAACCACTGCTAATAACCCTATACCACCCCAACCTATCGACAAAAACGCGCCTGAATCGAGCCGACTGGCTAACAAAATAAACAACGCAGAAATGAGTAATACAGTCAGGGTTTCTTTGAATTCGATGATGTCTTCGATATCCAAGCCTTTCACATTGGCAAGCCAGATCCCCATGATGGTCACGGTTAACAAGCCAGATTCTTCACTCAGGTCGTTAGAGAACGAAAACGCTGCCAACATTAATGTCAGCACTGCTACATTACGCAGATAATGTGGCACCCAATGTCCTTGCAGCATCTTGGCAATCAAATAGCCACCGATGATCCCCAAGCCTAAACCAATAGCCAGAGTCAGCCCAAGCGCTGACAACACATGACCGGTAGGATCGGCTGAAGAGACAATGTATTCATAAACCAGAACGGCAAACAGAGCGCCTATTGGGTCAATAACAATACCTTCCCATCGCAAAATGCTACCAAGAGAGGCTTTAGGCTGAATACTACGCAGCATAGGCACAATTACTGTCGGGCCTGTCACCACCACCAAAGCACCGAATAACGCCGCTAATGGCCAACTAAAGTTAACAAAGTAGTAAGCACCGACAACAATGCACGCCCATGTAATCAGCATGCCTACACTCACTAGATGAGTCACCATGCGACCATGACCTCTGATCTCCTTAAAGTTAAGCGTCAATGCGCCTTCGAATAGAATGATGGCAACACCTAATGAAATCAGCGGAAACAGAACATCACCGAAAATGACATCTGGGTTAAGGACATTTAAGCCGGGGCCCAACAACAGGCCGACAATGAGAAGAGGGAGAATCGCGGGGAGACGCAATCGCCAGCCGAGCAACTGACAAGCTAAAGACAAGAGCCCAATTAGCGCCAAAGAAGAAGTAATCGACAAATCCATTTATGCCCCTAAATAATTGGTGCCACACCCTGCGGTCCAAATCTATTTACTGAAACAAGAAAGCCTACGTCATTAAACTATAGGCTCTCTTTTTCATACTAACCGAATATTATTGTGATTAATCAGTCACTTTACTATAGGGGAAATAAAATGACTGACTCGTTCACTCGGTACTTATCATCTAGCTAGAGTGAAAGTACCACGCCAGCAATCGCAGCACTCATTAAGTTAGCAAACACACCAGCACAAATCGCTTTAAAGCCGTATTGTGAGATGAAAGAGCGACGCTCTGGTACCAAGCTACCTAGGCCACCAATCAAAATCGCCATTGTTGAGATGTTGGCAAAGCCACACAGTGCGAAGGTTACAATCGCTTGTGAATGCTCGCTAAGAACCTCTTTCGCATCCATTAACTGAATGAAAGCGACAAATTCGTTCACAACAATCTTGTTACCGATCAGTGAACCTGCAACGATAGCCTCAGACCACGGCACACCGATCAGCCATGCAACGGGTGCGAACACATAGCCTAGGATAAGCTCGAAGCTTAGGTTTACGCCAAACCATCCCCCAACAATACCTAGCAAGCCATTCAGCATTGCAATCACACTGATAAAGGCAAGAAGTGTCGCACCCACCGCAACGGCAATACGAAGTCCAGACATAGCCCCATCTGCCATTGCCTCAACTACGTTTGTTGCTCGTGGAATTTCAACATCTGACTCAATGTTTTCTTGAACATCGTCAGCATTACCTGGTACTAAGATTTTAGCCATCAACAAACCTGCAGGTGCAGACATGAATGCCGCTGCGATCAGATAGTTTAGGTCAACACCAAGCGATGCATAACCAACAAGCGTACCACCAGCAACAGATGCCAAACCACATACCATCACTGCGAACAGTTGTGAATCCGTCATGTGTTTCAGGTAAGGCTTAACCACCAACGGTGCTTCAATCATGCCAACGAAGATATTTGCTGTCGCAGACAGGGATTCTGCACGGCCTGTGCCCAAGAACTTCTGCAGCGCGCCACCGATAAGGTTGATCACTTTTGGCATAAAACCTATGTGGTACAAACCAGAGATAAGCGCAGAGAAAAAGATAATAATGCCCAGAACGTTAATCGCGAAAACGAAACCGTTGTTCGTAAGGCCACCAAATAGGAAGTTAATCCCTTCTTGACCGTAGTTGATCAAGCTAGATACCGCACCAGTGGCTGCATTCAACGCTTCTTTACCCATTGGAACATATAGAACCAATAGCGCGAATGAGATTTGTAGTAAGAAAGCCAGAGAGACTGTTCTTAGTGGAATATTTTTTCTGTCCGTAGATAGTAACCAAGCGGCAACTAAAATAGTAATAATTCCAAGTAGCGAAGCCATGTGCGTCAACCTAAAAGTTGTAGTTAGGAAAGGCGACGCATTCTATAGAGGAAATCGTTTGCGGCAAGCGGCGGTTGTTAATGTGATGTTGGGGTAATCACTCTTGAGTAATGATTTTAATTAAGCTATTGAATTTTAATAATTAAATTTGATTAAAAAGCGTACTTTTTCCATATGGAAATTATATTTATAGATTTGGAAACAGTTAACGATGCAGTTCGACGCACGTTTTTAGGTTTTCATCCCAGTACGTCGGCGATCCAATATGATCTTTTATGAACTCAATCACCGCAGAAAGCTTCTTCGGCATGTTCTTTCGACTCGGATACACAGCATAGAATGGCATCAGCTGACTCGCTCTCCATTCCGGCAAGACTTGGATTAATTTGCCCGTTCTGAACTCTTCCTTCACTAAGTAAGTGGCCAAGTAAGCCACGCCCCACCCGGATACCGCTGCGTCTCGAACTGCCTCAGCTAAATCCACCGAGTAATCCCC
Encoded here:
- a CDS encoding WYL domain-containing protein yields the protein MKDLGFADSIFLSVPNRQIATMIVRRLLQAARERRRVDIEYVSMDNPEVRGRNIIPHTIVFDGFRWYVRAYFE
- a CDS encoding helix-turn-helix transcriptional regulator — its product is MSKLLTIEDIIYTFDISRTTFWRMRQDDTFPKPIMVSKRSPRWSEQEVYMWYEASR
- a CDS encoding cation:proton antiporter, which encodes MDLSITSSLALIGLLSLACQLLGWRLRLPAILPLLIVGLLLGPGLNVLNPDVIFGDVLFPLISLGVAIILFEGALTLNFKEIRGHGRMVTHLVSVGMLITWACIVVGAYYFVNFSWPLAALFGALVVVTGPTVIVPMLRSIQPKASLGSILRWEGIVIDPIGALFAVLVYEYIVSSADPTGHVLSALGLTLAIGLGLGIIGGYLIAKMLQGHWVPHYLRNVAVLTLMLAAFSFSNDLSEESGLLTVTIMGIWLANVKGLDIEDIIEFKETLTVLLISALFILLASRLDSGAFLSIGWGGIGLLAVVMLVARPLSVWISGIGTDLSSADKWFLSWMAPRGIVAAAVSSLFAIKLQEKQLIEGADLLVPMVFLVIIGTVVIQSLTASWWARRLGVTQEKAQGVIFFGATHFARQFAKVLATHNINSVLADTNWESIRLARMDNLNVYFGNPASSHAENNLELDGIGRAMIVSPYRQTNPLVSMHYQDEFGANKVFELESPESKHERHQVSRDGNRSLFEEGVTYSKLNSLMAQGSQIKSTGLTEAFVLNEFNALYPKAILLGVINDGDFRLITQGADLEKLISTECEIISLLPPSEPVETPDK
- a CDS encoding type IV toxin-antitoxin system AbiEi family antitoxin domain-containing protein, whose product is MLYNVCNVIQSVSFKMNPSQLDKLKKLSMFTTSDAAKFNITRAALSRAVEKGHLEKLQRGLYGYVGREESEMQSYAEVSARAKNSVICLLSALRYHDLTTQAPFQVWICISKNDRAPSIDYPNIRIVRTRDMANFGVVSRQVDGVPILVTDIERTIVDCFKFRNKIGIDVAIEAFVEAKRANKLNHDKLWEYAKYYRMTNIMMPYLEALSWN
- a CDS encoding NupC/NupG family nucleoside CNT transporter: MASLLGIITILVAAWLLSTDRKNIPLRTVSLAFLLQISFALLVLYVPMGKEALNAATGAVSSLINYGQEGINFLFGGLTNNGFVFAINVLGIIIFFSALISGLYHIGFMPKVINLIGGALQKFLGTGRAESLSATANIFVGMIEAPLVVKPYLKHMTDSQLFAVMVCGLASVAGGTLVGYASLGVDLNYLIAAAFMSAPAGLLMAKILVPGNADDVQENIESDVEIPRATNVVEAMADGAMSGLRIAVAVGATLLAFISVIAMLNGLLGIVGGWFGVNLSFELILGYVFAPVAWLIGVPWSEAIVAGSLIGNKIVVNEFVAFIQLMDAKEVLSEHSQAIVTFALCGFANISTMAILIGGLGSLVPERRSFISQYGFKAICAGVFANLMSAAIAGVVLSL
- the folD gene encoding bifunctional methylenetetrahydrofolate dehydrogenase/methenyltetrahydrofolate cyclohydrolase FolD, whose protein sequence is MTAQNIDGKLISQTVRSEVAARVKARTEAGLRAPGLAVILVGEDPASQVYVGSKRKACEEVGFVSKSYDLPATATEDELLNLVDQLNLDPEIDGILVQLPLPAGIDSTHVLERITPEKDVDGFHPYNVGRLAQRMPKLRSCTPKGIITLLDRYNIDLRGKHAVVVGASNIVGRPMTLELLLAGCTTTTCHRFTKDLEGHVRQADVVVVAVGKPNFIPGAWIKKGAVVVDVGINRLDSGKLVGDVEYDVAKESASFITPVPGGVGPMTVASLIENTMIACEQFHSK